From Paenarthrobacter sp. A20:
TGACGCCGCCCGCAAAGTGGCCGAGGGCGAGGCAGACAGGGCACTCCTGATCTGTGGCACAGGGCTCGGGGTTGCTATTGCAGCCAACAAGGTCCCAGGAATCCGCGCGGTCACCGCCCACGACAGCTACTCCGTGGAGCGTTCGGTGCTGAGCAACAACGCCCAGGTCCTCACCCTCGGCCAGCGGGTGATTGGCTTGGAACTGGCCAAAAAGCTCGTAGGGGAGTGGCTCGACCACCGCTTCGACCACACCTCATCTTCCGCCGCCAAGGTGGATGCCATCTGCTCGTACGAGCCCGACTACACGAAGGCAGTCTGATCATGACCACTCCTGAAGCAACCGAAGGTTCCTCGACGAACGCAGCCCGGAAGATCGCCGTCGTCGGCTCCGGTTACATGGGTGGCGGCATCGCCCAGGTCTTGGCTCTTGGCGGGGCGCGTGTTGCCCTGGCCGATGTCTCTGCCGAGATCGCGCAGAAGAACTTCGACCGCCTCCTGGTGGAGTCGGACCAGTTCATTGCCGACGGACTCTTCCCAGCGGGTTCCACGGAAATCCTCAAGCAGAACCTGTGGGCCGCCAAGGACATTGAGGAAGCAGTCGCGGACGCCGACTTCATCGAAGAAGCCGTTCCCGAAGTCCTGGAGATCAAGCACCAGACCCTCGCCCGGATCAGTGCCGCGGCCCGCCCGGACGCCGTGATCGGTTCGAACACCTCCACCATCTCCATTGGTGCGCTCGCGGAGGCCGTCACCAACCCGGAGCGCTTCCTGGGCGTCCACTTCTCCAACCCGTCACCGTTCATTCCTGGCGTCGAGGTCATCCCGCACGCCGGCACCGCTGCCGCTACCGTCGCCGCCTCCCGCGAGCTGGTCCACGCGGCCGGCAAGCAGACCGCCGTCGTCAAGGACGTTACCGGTTTCGTGCTCAACCGCCTGCAGTACGCGCTCTTCCACGAAGCGGCGCAGCTGGTGGAGCAGGGCATCGCAACAGCGGACGACGTCGACACCCTGGTCCGTACGACGTTCGGCTTCCGCTTGCCGTTCTTTGGTCCGTTCGCCATCGCGGATATGGCCGGTTTGGATGTCTACAACTTCTGCTACAAGTCGCTGCAAACAGGATTCCCGGAACGCTTCGCGACGCCGAAGATCCTGTCGGACCTGGTTGAGGCAGGCAAGCTCGGCACCAAGACCGGCGCCGGGTTCCTCAACGTCCCCGCCGAGCGCACGCCCGAACTCATCGCTTACCGCAACAAGGCCTACGTCGCTATGCAGAAGCTCATTGAAGAGCTCGGCCCGGCCCCCATCAACTAACCCTTCCTTCAGGAGTAAACACATGACTTTCCCCGCAGAACGCACCGCAATCGTCACCGGCGCCGTTTCCGAACGCGGCATCGGCCGCGCAACAGTCAACTACCTGGCCGCCCAAGGCTGGAACATCGGCATCATCGACCTGGATGACGCCGCCTGCAAGATCGCAGCCAAGGAAATCGCCGCGGAATACGGCGTCCAGGCCCACGGCGTTGGCGCCAACGTGGCCAGCGAGGCCGAGGTCCGCGCCGCCATTGACGAACTGGAGGCAGAACTGCCGCAGATCGTCGCCCTGGCCAATGTTGCCGGAGTCAGCTCGCCTGTTGGTTACCTCGAACTCGAACCGGCCGA
This genomic window contains:
- a CDS encoding ribose-5-phosphate isomerase, which translates into the protein MSNTQGWRIVVGNDEAGVEYKQALLALLEADPRVASVTDVGVGFNDSTAYPHVAVDAARKVAEGEADRALLICGTGLGVAIAANKVPGIRAVTAHDSYSVERSVLSNNAQVLTLGQRVIGLELAKKLVGEWLDHRFDHTSSSAAKVDAICSYEPDYTKAV
- a CDS encoding 3-hydroxyacyl-CoA dehydrogenase family protein, with the protein product MTTPEATEGSSTNAARKIAVVGSGYMGGGIAQVLALGGARVALADVSAEIAQKNFDRLLVESDQFIADGLFPAGSTEILKQNLWAAKDIEEAVADADFIEEAVPEVLEIKHQTLARISAAARPDAVIGSNTSTISIGALAEAVTNPERFLGVHFSNPSPFIPGVEVIPHAGTAAATVAASRELVHAAGKQTAVVKDVTGFVLNRLQYALFHEAAQLVEQGIATADDVDTLVRTTFGFRLPFFGPFAIADMAGLDVYNFCYKSLQTGFPERFATPKILSDLVEAGKLGTKTGAGFLNVPAERTPELIAYRNKAYVAMQKLIEELGPAPIN